A genomic segment from Orrella daihaiensis encodes:
- a CDS encoding class I SAM-dependent methyltransferase yields MKFNTPVTDKLLSQLKILDFRNRPSGQLVKEWASANPIEFERRTKITTKVPPDNIHRMQRADPLWVGDFYSANLVIDCLTVSKIDLQSETLLDIGCSSGSLLRVLRTYDDSHLFGCDVIKSAIDWAEANIPNVTFNLSSTSPPLPYPDHFFSGVTAISIWSHHSPSVATDWFIEVNRILRPKGWFLFTFCGNSHCDWLEKNKRRKLEVINRIRTTLCKEGWWFLPINYAAEDSNTTDNWGHTVYADGAIEVMLEKANFKILKLFRARNQGNQDVVVC; encoded by the coding sequence ATGAAATTTAATACTCCTGTGACAGATAAATTACTTAGTCAATTAAAGATTTTAGACTTTCGAAATAGGCCATCTGGTCAGTTGGTCAAAGAATGGGCAAGTGCCAATCCAATCGAATTTGAACGTAGAACAAAAATCACAACAAAGGTGCCTCCAGATAACATACACCGAATGCAGCGGGCAGACCCACTTTGGGTGGGCGATTTTTACTCTGCAAATTTAGTAATAGACTGTCTAACAGTGAGTAAAATTGATCTCCAATCTGAAACGTTGCTGGATATTGGCTGTTCAAGTGGTTCTCTATTAAGAGTTCTTAGAACTTACGATGATTCGCATCTTTTCGGATGCGACGTTATTAAATCTGCAATTGATTGGGCTGAAGCAAATATTCCAAATGTAACTTTTAATCTAAGTTCAACATCTCCTCCTCTTCCATATCCAGATCACTTTTTTTCTGGGGTTACTGCAATCTCAATCTGGAGTCATCATTCACCCAGCGTTGCTACAGATTGGTTTATTGAAGTAAATAGGATTTTGCGCCCCAAAGGATGGTTTCTGTTCACATTTTGCGGGAATAGTCATTGTGATTGGCTTGAGAAAAATAAAAGACGCAAATTAGAGGTGATAAATAGAATTCGCACAACGTTATGTAAAGAAGGGTGGTGGTTTCTGCCTATAAATTACGCTGCAGAAGACTCAAATACAACTGACAATTGGGGGCATACAGTTTATGCTGATGGGGCTATAGAGGTTATGTTGGAGAAGGCGAATTTTAAAATTCTAAAATTATTTAGAGCAAGGAACCAAGGCAATCAAGATGTCGTTGTTTGTTAG
- a CDS encoding glycosyltransferase, protein MNSKNIENKNGINVKKIYKSFQHSINSNDLKEAAGYGRLILESDYPNSLKRYVEQKLKQTPQLAFLEKESDITRRFIREVSSKSTGDLSDYWLPWRILGDYWGIEPTKKNKGIILKKYESYLREGFNYIDILPLKKEITRKFIRPYFDGSHYCCVHEDIGAGKTDPFLHYINFGLNEPNREPNSLFKNDIFWSIYPWTKIPGLNPLYLFTRWPEQFPIMMDVISANYSINLTLGCENKLKRKAKYDDVPASKKYVPNNNDRLLCLIREYSARSCRKQTNVGKPVIHFVVPDFTKGGGGHMTIFRLIKHLEKYDFSCVIWIKDFDPSRHPLGPKNSISSNYQVLNSCVRPLDGHYAFAFGDAVVATSWDTVDFVALHNGFHEKFYLVQDFEPYFYPKGANSLKAEFTYKKSLKTICAGSWLDNLMRTKYGRTSVCFPLSYDPEYYFPCHTVAEQADHNENNTEESISSHSKIFRIAVYARARTDRRAVALAMEGLSLLKSDDYQICLELFGDIEGSVSVPTSIVAFDNGILSSKELGELYRSCDLGVTFSTTNYALVPQEMMACKLPVVEIDSESTRAIYPPEVVSFVAPDPIEIAKEIQKLLSDPKKRSIQATNAYRWVSATNWDKSFEIVRNFISEELGKSANQKNFKTTTTEFYLNQSYRIISRQRNACPAVTVVIPTLNGGKLLQLVVSKVLSQNIMGPLELIIIDSGSSDGSIQWCQEHFDFTLVSIRKDDFQHGRTRNLGVALAKSEYVAFLTQDALPVSPDWLKYLVAPFERNKNIAGCFGRHEAYPEHSAHLKRSLNLHFDKLKSNSNVKIAGIEKYFYSCDISIRQAMHFFSDNNSALRKSIWEKIPYPDVQFGEDQFWADEILIQGFEKVYVDRALVFHSHDFDEVGEYERAKTESFYFFKYFGYRLDLDRPSIECSIQSRVIEELAKSDEPANLVDERKVLKLFRATLEGHSAGVRMFKELSGWGH, encoded by the coding sequence ATGAATAGTAAAAATATAGAAAATAAAAATGGAATTAACGTTAAAAAGATATACAAATCGTTCCAACATTCGATAAACAGCAATGATCTCAAAGAGGCAGCGGGTTATGGGAGGTTGATACTTGAATCTGATTATCCCAATAGTTTGAAGAGATATGTAGAGCAGAAGCTGAAACAAACGCCGCAGTTAGCGTTCCTTGAAAAAGAAAGTGATATCACTCGCCGTTTTATAAGAGAAGTTTCATCAAAATCAACCGGTGACTTATCGGATTACTGGCTTCCGTGGCGAATTCTCGGTGATTATTGGGGAATAGAGCCAACGAAAAAAAATAAAGGAATTATTCTAAAAAAATATGAATCCTACTTAAGAGAGGGCTTCAATTATATTGACATTCTTCCATTAAAAAAAGAAATAACCAGAAAATTTATTAGGCCGTATTTCGACGGGTCACATTATTGTTGTGTCCATGAGGACATCGGTGCAGGAAAAACCGATCCGTTTTTGCATTATATAAATTTCGGATTGAATGAGCCAAATAGAGAACCGAATTCATTGTTTAAGAATGATATATTTTGGAGCATATATCCTTGGACCAAGATTCCAGGTCTCAATCCACTTTACTTGTTCACTAGATGGCCAGAGCAATTTCCCATTATGATGGATGTGATTTCTGCGAATTACAGTATAAATCTAACCTTAGGTTGTGAAAATAAGTTAAAAAGAAAAGCAAAATATGATGATGTACCAGCTTCAAAAAAATATGTACCGAATAACAATGATAGATTACTATGCCTAATAAGAGAGTACTCGGCAAGAAGCTGTCGAAAACAAACTAATGTTGGCAAACCAGTCATACACTTTGTTGTGCCTGATTTTACAAAAGGTGGTGGTGGGCACATGACAATTTTTCGATTGATTAAGCATTTAGAAAAATATGATTTTTCATGTGTTATTTGGATAAAAGATTTTGATCCTAGCAGACATCCTCTAGGACCAAAGAATAGCATTTCATCAAACTACCAAGTACTTAATTCCTGTGTGCGACCTTTAGATGGGCATTATGCGTTCGCTTTTGGTGACGCAGTAGTTGCGACAAGCTGGGATACAGTTGATTTTGTCGCGCTGCACAATGGATTTCATGAAAAATTCTATCTAGTACAAGATTTTGAGCCCTACTTTTATCCAAAAGGAGCAAACTCGTTAAAGGCTGAATTTACATATAAAAAATCTTTAAAAACAATATGTGCGGGTAGCTGGCTAGATAATCTTATGAGAACTAAGTACGGCCGAACTTCAGTTTGCTTCCCGTTGTCGTATGATCCGGAATACTATTTTCCATGCCATACTGTTGCTGAGCAAGCTGATCATAACGAAAACAATACAGAAGAGTCTATATCTTCCCACTCGAAGATATTTCGAATTGCGGTTTATGCAAGAGCTAGAACTGATCGCCGAGCTGTTGCACTTGCAATGGAAGGACTGAGCTTGCTGAAATCAGATGACTATCAAATATGTCTCGAACTATTTGGGGATATTGAAGGAAGCGTCTCAGTTCCGACGAGCATCGTAGCATTTGATAACGGGATTTTAAGCTCGAAAGAGCTCGGGGAACTCTACAGGTCTTGCGACCTTGGAGTAACCTTCTCAACAACAAACTACGCGTTAGTGCCGCAAGAAATGATGGCGTGCAAGCTACCCGTTGTGGAAATAGATAGCGAAAGCACAAGGGCAATTTATCCACCTGAAGTGGTTAGTTTTGTGGCGCCTGATCCAATTGAAATTGCAAAAGAAATTCAAAAGCTTCTCTCAGATCCTAAAAAAAGAAGCATACAAGCGACTAATGCGTACAGGTGGGTTTCGGCGACTAATTGGGACAAGTCTTTTGAAATAGTGCGCAATTTCATTTCTGAGGAACTAGGAAAGAGTGCAAATCAGAAAAATTTTAAAACAACTACAACAGAATTCTACTTGAATCAGTCCTATAGGATTATTAGTCGGCAGCGCAATGCTTGTCCTGCTGTGACTGTTGTTATACCCACACTTAATGGCGGGAAATTATTGCAATTAGTTGTATCAAAGGTACTGTCACAAAACATAATGGGTCCATTAGAGTTAATAATAATCGACAGTGGATCATCCGATGGGTCAATTCAGTGGTGCCAAGAGCATTTCGATTTTACGCTCGTTTCAATACGAAAAGACGATTTTCAACATGGTCGCACAAGAAACCTAGGGGTGGCGCTCGCGAAATCAGAGTATGTAGCCTTCTTAACACAGGATGCATTACCCGTGAGCCCCGATTGGCTTAAATACTTAGTTGCGCCCTTTGAGAGAAATAAAAATATTGCCGGGTGTTTTGGGCGACATGAGGCGTATCCTGAGCATTCAGCTCATTTAAAACGTTCCCTTAATTTACACTTCGACAAGTTAAAATCTAATTCTAATGTAAAAATCGCGGGCATCGAAAAATATTTTTATTCATGTGATATAAGCATCAGGCAGGCAATGCATTTTTTTTCAGATAACAATTCTGCTTTGCGAAAATCAATTTGGGAAAAAATTCCGTATCCAGACGTGCAGTTTGGTGAAGATCAGTTTTGGGCTGATGAGATCTTAATTCAGGGTTTTGAAAAGGTCTATGTAGATAGAGCACTAGTTTTCCACAGCCACGATTTTGACGAGGTGGGAGAATACGAAAGAGCCAAGACGGAATCTTTCTATTTCTTTAAATACTTTGGGTATCGGTTAGATCTTGATAGACCATCTATTGAATGTTCGATTCAGTCAAGAGTCATTGAAGAGCTAGCAAAATCCGACGAGCCAGCGAATTTAGTAGACGAAAGAAAAGTTTTGAAATTATTCAGAGCTACACTAGAAGGCCACAGTGCTGGTGTGCGTATGTTTAAGGAGCTTTCAGGGTGGGGGCATTGA
- a CDS encoding class I SAM-dependent methyltransferase: MALPGCQSTYLLKAKKYRLNVRFKFSRECLIGKVLEIGPGVVPLENKGDTVDFLDYASAEVIASHFNVNADKVRVDLVGSMDNIPAEDDKYDSVGASHVLEHLEDPIQGLLECLRVTKVGGNLFLVVPNCLTSEFDYNRQLFSVRHFIDEHRDPELLRINKIKHVHEFVDKTQIPSSVSRSKHLARVAEFINSDRRIHFHAYGPRLLINILNYSAKSARKGVSIVDSYYFPMANEMILSCKITSKHDYISEDYLLDPQRVRNSILCLEHFIKESEGSFAMP, encoded by the coding sequence ATGGCCTTGCCTGGGTGTCAGTCAACATACTTGCTCAAAGCAAAGAAGTATCGACTGAATGTTAGGTTCAAATTTTCTAGAGAGTGTCTCATCGGTAAAGTTTTAGAGATTGGTCCAGGAGTAGTTCCGCTTGAAAATAAGGGTGATACCGTAGATTTTTTAGATTACGCATCAGCCGAAGTGATAGCGTCCCACTTCAATGTCAATGCCGACAAGGTGAGAGTTGACTTGGTGGGTTCGATGGATAATATTCCTGCTGAAGACGATAAATACGATAGTGTCGGTGCGTCTCACGTCTTAGAGCATCTGGAAGATCCCATTCAGGGACTTCTCGAATGTCTGCGTGTTACAAAGGTTGGTGGAAACTTGTTTCTGGTCGTTCCGAACTGTCTGACGTCAGAATTTGATTACAATCGACAATTGTTCTCTGTAAGGCATTTTATTGATGAACATCGAGATCCTGAGTTGTTGCGAATAAATAAAATAAAGCATGTGCATGAGTTTGTCGACAAGACACAAATTCCAAGTAGTGTATCTAGGTCGAAGCATCTGGCACGCGTTGCTGAATTTATTAACAGCGACCGAAGGATTCATTTTCATGCTTATGGGCCAAGGCTATTAATAAATATTTTAAATTACTCAGCAAAATCGGCAAGAAAGGGGGTTTCAATTGTTGACTCATATTATTTCCCAATGGCTAATGAGATGATACTTAGCTGCAAAATAACGTCTAAACACGATTATATCAGCGAAGATTATTTATTGGATCCTCAAAGAGTTCGAAATTCTATTTTATGTCTTGAGCATTTCATTAAAGAGAGTGAAGGGTCTTTTGCAATGCCTTGA
- a CDS encoding sulfotransferase family 2 domain-containing protein: MKEINKSSCIHPRLIFPASDFGLLNRCLLYYPSLNILFTYIPKNACSTLKYSLGVASKEISREQNPHMTEHKFRYADKRALYPSNSRPIICFRNPFERLVSAFLDKFARSVPEAEASLVLDKIRKIKNIGDNRSISFIDFVRFLKDQPSRQLDLHWRPQVDFIFFESYYEVFLVDTLTDQWNLHFPDIPLLDFIPHSTSKRYDCNEVSYDIPADELFKNYNSLGFPANSSFLNDEIVDIIQFRYFDDIQIYNGQSGKKVF; this comes from the coding sequence ATGAAAGAAATAAATAAATCTAGTTGTATACATCCGAGACTTATTTTTCCTGCATCGGATTTCGGTCTGCTTAATCGTTGCTTGCTTTACTATCCCTCATTAAATATTCTTTTTACTTATATACCAAAAAATGCCTGTTCTACATTGAAATATTCTCTTGGGGTTGCTTCGAAAGAAATTTCACGTGAACAAAATCCCCACATGACTGAGCATAAGTTTAGGTATGCTGATAAAAGAGCTTTATACCCATCAAATTCGAGGCCAATAATATGCTTTAGAAATCCATTCGAAAGATTAGTATCAGCTTTTTTGGATAAGTTTGCTCGATCTGTTCCAGAGGCTGAGGCATCATTAGTTCTTGATAAAATTCGAAAGATAAAAAATATCGGCGATAATCGATCAATCAGCTTTATTGACTTTGTTAGATTTTTAAAAGATCAGCCGTCTCGGCAGCTTGATCTTCACTGGAGGCCTCAGGTTGACTTTATTTTCTTTGAAAGTTACTATGAAGTATTTTTGGTGGATACACTGACAGATCAGTGGAATCTTCATTTTCCTGATATCCCACTTCTTGATTTCATTCCTCATAGCACTTCGAAGCGTTATGATTGCAATGAAGTTAGTTATGACATTCCAGCTGACGAGCTTTTTAAAAACTATAACTCGTTAGGTTTCCCTGCAAACTCTAGTTTCTTGAATGACGAGATTGTTGATATTATTCAATTTAGATATTTTGATGATATCCAAATTTATAATGGGCAGAGTGGAAAGAAGGTTTTTTAG
- the istB gene encoding IS21-like element helper ATPase IstB, giving the protein MMELIALLDKLRLNTLAERLETVCETAAKRELNYKEFLTEALNVELGDRQQKGIEQRTTLARLPYIKTIEQFDFSFQPSIDKKVIRELAGLGFVERSENVILLGPPGVGKTHLSIALAVKAITAGHRVLFMTLDQMLTKLKRAREENKLEKVLTTLVQPKVLVLDEIGYMPMGREDASLFFRVITRRYEKASTILTSNKSFVDWGEVFGDPVLATAILDRLLHHATTLNIKGESYRLREKRRAGLLGASPSPKPE; this is encoded by the coding sequence GTGATGGAGCTGATTGCACTTCTGGATAAATTGCGCCTGAATACCTTGGCTGAGCGGTTAGAGACGGTTTGCGAGACGGCAGCCAAACGGGAGCTGAACTATAAAGAGTTCTTGACCGAAGCCTTGAACGTTGAGTTGGGTGACCGACAACAGAAAGGGATCGAACAGCGGACAACACTGGCTCGGCTTCCCTATATCAAGACCATTGAACAGTTCGACTTCTCATTCCAGCCTTCAATCGACAAGAAGGTCATCAGGGAGCTTGCTGGCCTAGGGTTTGTAGAACGATCAGAGAACGTGATCCTGCTCGGGCCGCCAGGTGTGGGCAAGACCCACCTGAGCATCGCCTTGGCAGTCAAAGCCATCACAGCCGGTCACAGAGTGCTCTTCATGACACTGGATCAAATGCTCACTAAGCTCAAACGGGCCAGAGAGGAGAACAAGCTCGAGAAGGTGCTCACCACACTGGTTCAGCCCAAAGTCCTGGTTCTGGATGAGATTGGCTACATGCCCATGGGGCGCGAAGATGCCAGTCTCTTCTTCAGAGTGATCACAAGGCGGTACGAGAAGGCATCCACCATCTTGACGTCCAACAAGAGCTTTGTGGACTGGGGTGAGGTGTTTGGCGACCCGGTACTGGCCACCGCCATTCTGGATCGACTGTTGCATCACGCCACAACGCTAAACATCAAAGGCGAAAGTTACCGACTGAGGGAGAAGCGCCGAGCAGGCCTGCTCGGCGCTTCTCCCTCTCCAAAACCAGAGTAA
- the cysN gene encoding sulfate adenylyltransferase subunit CysN → MSNRKIVQSATIEEFLQQQQGQDLLRFITCGSVDDGKSTLIGRLLWEAQQLFDDQVAALQTDSKKFGTQGEEIDFALLVDGLAAEREQGITIDVAYRFFSSSARKFIVADTPGHEQYTRNMVTGASTADLAILLVDARNGILTQTRRHAFLTSLVGIRHVVLAINKMDLVGYDESVYRTIESEFEGFVRDLRFESVVAIPLSALKGDNITSRSKNTNWYQGPTLVGYLDTVEIQRQVSEDFVFPVQWVNRPNSSFRGFAGTVASGSVRVGDEVRVTASGQIATVSEIVTMDGNREDASADQAVTLTLDREIDVSRGDVLTLSQRPLEMTDQFEATIVWLYDQAGLPGRTYDLKLATQWMPSSVSHIKHRINVSTFAKEASAQLRLNDIAVCNISTSKPIACDTYAKNPQLGSFILVDRFTNATIGAGMIRHSLRRSQNVHKQALSITREDRERLNGHPAKVFWFTGLSGSGKSTIANALEKELHRRGMRTYVLDGDNIRQGLNKDLGFSEADRVENIRRIAEVARLMLDAGLVVMVAFISPFRQEREMARDLIGKDAFVEVYVNTPIEVCELRDPKGLYKKARAGKIPNMTGISGTYEPPEQAEFVAAPSMSLAETVTKLAAIAHVQP, encoded by the coding sequence ATGAGTAATCGAAAAATTGTTCAGTCTGCCACCATTGAAGAGTTTCTCCAGCAACAACAAGGACAGGATTTGCTGCGATTTATCACCTGTGGCAGCGTCGATGATGGAAAAAGTACCCTCATCGGCCGGCTCTTGTGGGAGGCTCAGCAACTATTCGATGACCAGGTGGCAGCTCTACAGACTGACTCAAAAAAGTTCGGCACGCAAGGCGAAGAAATCGATTTCGCCCTTTTGGTGGATGGGCTTGCCGCTGAGCGGGAACAGGGAATCACGATTGATGTGGCGTACCGGTTCTTCTCTTCATCAGCCAGAAAGTTCATCGTTGCTGACACGCCAGGTCACGAGCAATACACCCGAAACATGGTGACAGGTGCATCCACCGCCGATCTTGCAATTCTTTTGGTGGATGCCAGAAACGGAATTTTGACGCAAACTCGGCGGCACGCCTTTCTGACATCACTTGTTGGAATTCGCCATGTGGTCTTGGCGATCAACAAGATGGACCTTGTTGGCTACGATGAATCCGTTTATCGCACCATTGAGTCGGAATTTGAGGGTTTTGTCCGAGACCTAAGATTTGAGTCAGTGGTAGCGATTCCCTTGAGCGCCTTAAAGGGTGACAACATCACTTCTCGCTCAAAAAACACGAATTGGTATCAGGGGCCGACTTTGGTTGGCTACCTAGATACAGTTGAGATCCAACGTCAGGTGTCAGAAGACTTTGTGTTTCCAGTACAGTGGGTGAATCGACCAAACTCAAGCTTTCGGGGGTTTGCCGGGACCGTTGCAAGCGGTAGTGTGCGTGTGGGGGACGAGGTGCGGGTGACGGCCTCTGGTCAGATCGCAACTGTCTCAGAAATTGTGACAATGGATGGGAATCGCGAAGATGCATCAGCCGACCAGGCGGTCACGTTGACGTTAGACCGCGAGATTGATGTCTCGCGTGGAGATGTTCTCACCCTGTCCCAACGGCCGTTGGAAATGACAGATCAGTTCGAGGCCACAATTGTGTGGCTTTACGATCAAGCCGGCTTGCCCGGCCGGACATATGACTTAAAACTGGCCACCCAGTGGATGCCAAGTTCGGTTTCTCACATCAAGCACAGAATCAACGTAAGCACATTCGCAAAGGAGGCTTCTGCGCAACTTAGGCTCAACGACATTGCGGTTTGTAATATCTCGACGTCTAAACCGATTGCCTGCGACACTTACGCTAAGAACCCGCAGCTGGGTAGCTTTATTCTAGTTGATCGGTTTACGAATGCCACCATCGGTGCTGGGATGATTCGTCACAGTCTCAGAAGGTCACAGAACGTCCACAAACAAGCGCTGAGCATCACCCGCGAAGATCGTGAGCGACTAAACGGTCACCCAGCTAAGGTGTTTTGGTTTACCGGACTATCGGGATCGGGGAAGTCCACTATTGCCAACGCGTTAGAGAAGGAGTTGCACCGTAGAGGCATGCGAACCTATGTTTTGGATGGTGACAATATCCGGCAGGGTCTAAACAAGGACTTGGGATTTTCTGAGGCCGACCGGGTAGAAAACATTCGCCGCATCGCTGAAGTTGCACGACTGATGCTAGATGCTGGTTTGGTGGTCATGGTTGCATTTATTTCGCCATTCAGGCAAGAGCGGGAGATGGCACGAGACCTAATTGGAAAGGATGCGTTCGTAGAGGTCTATGTAAACACACCGATTGAGGTTTGTGAATTGAGAGACCCTAAGGGACTCTACAAAAAAGCTAGAGCAGGGAAAATTCCAAATATGACAGGGATCTCAGGCACTTACGAGCCACCAGAGCAGGCTGAGTTTGTAGCAGCCCCATCAATGAGCCTAGCTGAAACAGTCACCAAATTAGCTGCAATCGCTCATGTCCAACCTTAA
- the cysD gene encoding sulfate adenylyltransferase subunit CysD has protein sequence MTPHLKRLEAESTYIIREAVAEAENPVLMHSIGKDSAVMMHLTRKAFYPASPPFPMLHVDTRWKFREMYLFRDKIAQISGMELLVYTNPEAIAKEINPFDHGSSLFVDITKVDGLKQALDKYKFDVMFGGARRDEEKSRAKERVFSFRSATHRWDPKQQRPELWNLYNTRKNKGESIRVFPLSNWTELDIWQYIYLQNIAVVPLYFAKKRPVVVRNGIILMIDDDRFRLLPGEEIQEKMVRFRSLGCYPLTGAIESTADTLPEVILEVLNAKRSERQGRVVDHDSPHGFEKKKQEGHF, from the coding sequence CTGACGCCCCATCTCAAACGCTTGGAAGCCGAGAGCACTTACATCATTCGCGAGGCTGTGGCGGAGGCAGAAAACCCTGTTTTGATGCATTCAATTGGCAAGGACAGTGCCGTCATGATGCATCTGACCAGAAAAGCTTTCTATCCGGCCTCACCGCCTTTCCCTATGTTGCATGTTGACACACGCTGGAAGTTTCGCGAAATGTACCTGTTTCGCGACAAGATCGCGCAGATCAGCGGCATGGAACTGCTCGTCTATACCAATCCGGAAGCGATCGCCAAGGAGATTAACCCTTTTGATCATGGATCGAGCCTATTTGTTGACATTACCAAAGTTGACGGTCTGAAGCAGGCGCTGGACAAATACAAATTTGACGTCATGTTTGGCGGCGCTCGCCGCGATGAAGAAAAGTCAAGAGCCAAGGAGCGGGTTTTTTCTTTCCGCAGCGCAACCCATCGGTGGGATCCCAAGCAGCAGCGTCCAGAACTTTGGAATCTCTACAACACCAGAAAAAACAAGGGCGAGAGCATCCGTGTGTTTCCTTTGTCAAACTGGACTGAGCTCGATATCTGGCAGTACATCTACCTGCAAAACATCGCTGTTGTCCCACTTTACTTCGCCAAGAAGCGTCCTGTGGTTGTACGCAACGGCATCATTTTGATGATTGATGATGATCGCTTCAGGCTTCTGCCTGGCGAGGAAATTCAAGAGAAGATGGTTCGGTTCCGAAGCCTCGGCTGCTACCCACTGACCGGCGCGATTGAATCAACAGCAGACACCTTGCCAGAGGTCATTCTTGAAGTGCTCAATGCCAAGCGGTCGGAGCGTCAGGGCCGTGTGGTAGACCATGACTCACCCCATGGCTTTGAAAAGAAGAAACAGGAGGGTCACTTCTGA